The Andrena cerasifolii isolate SP2316 chromosome 15, iyAndCera1_principal, whole genome shotgun sequence genome includes a window with the following:
- the Max gene encoding MYC associated factor X isoform X2 — translation MSDDDRDIDIESDEGDDSDSRQRHSNNTQYYSQAEKRAHHNALERKRRDHIKDSFSSLRDSVPALQGEKVASRAQILKKAAEYIQFMRRKNSSHQQDIDDLRRQNSLLESQTETCEVTKSEGVPMSGYNDTESESSDSEASRTVRQSKKLKVGGLHH, via the exons ATGAGTGATGATGATCGAGACATCGACATTGAGAGCGAT GAAGGTGACGACTCTGACTCAAGGCAAAGACATTCAAATAATACCCAATATTATTCTCAA GCAGAAAAACGTGCACACCATAATGCATTGGAACGCAAGCGCAGGGATCACATTAAGGATAGCTTCTCCAGTCTCAGAGATTCTGTGCCAGCATTGCAAGGAGAGAAAGTCGCAAGTAGGGCACAGATACTTAAAAAAGCTGCTGAGTACATACAATTTATGCGCCGCAAGAATTCTTCACATCAACAGGACATTGACGACCTGAGACGTCAAAACAGCCTTTTGGAATCACAAA CAGAAACTTGTGAAGTGACAAAGTCAGAAGGTGTACCAATGTCAGGGTACAATGATACAGAGTCCGAATCTTCGGACAGTGAAGCGAGCAGGACTGTGCGTCAATCAAAAAAGCTAAAAGTCGGAGGCCTCCATCATTGA
- the Max gene encoding MYC associated factor X isoform X1, giving the protein MSDDDRDIDIESDEGDDSDSRQRHSNNTQYYSQAEKRAHHNALERKRRDHIKDSFSSLRDSVPALQGEKVASRAQILKKAAEYIQFMRRKNSSHQQDIDDLRRQNSLLESQIRALEKAKITGNFAAETCEVTKSEGVPMSGYNDTESESSDSEASRTVRQSKKLKVGGLHH; this is encoded by the exons ATGAGTGATGATGATCGAGACATCGACATTGAGAGCGAT GAAGGTGACGACTCTGACTCAAGGCAAAGACATTCAAATAATACCCAATATTATTCTCAA GCAGAAAAACGTGCACACCATAATGCATTGGAACGCAAGCGCAGGGATCACATTAAGGATAGCTTCTCCAGTCTCAGAGATTCTGTGCCAGCATTGCAAGGAGAGAAAGTCGCAAGTAGGGCACAGATACTTAAAAAAGCTGCTGAGTACATACAATTTATGCGCCGCAAGAATTCTTCACATCAACAGGACATTGACGACCTGAGACGTCAAAACAGCCTTTTGGAATCACAAA TTCGAGCACTTGAGAAAGCGAAAATAACTGGCAATTTTGCAGCAGAAACTTGTGAAGTGACAAAGTCAGAAGGTGTACCAATGTCAGGGTACAATGATACAGAGTCCGAATCTTCGGACAGTGAAGCGAGCAGGACTGTGCGTCAATCAAAAAAGCTAAAAGTCGGAGGCCTCCATCATTGA